One Salvelinus sp. IW2-2015 linkage group LG4q.2, ASM291031v2, whole genome shotgun sequence DNA window includes the following coding sequences:
- the LOC111963185 gene encoding chloride intracellular channel protein 4-like gives MSLSVPQNGIKADNEPVIELFVKAGSDGESIGNCPFSQRLFMILWLKGVVFNVTTVDLKRKPADLQNLAPGTHPPFITFNGEVKTDVNKIEEFLEDVLSPPKFTKLGTRHPESNTAGMDIFAKFSAFIKNSKPDANEGLERGLLKTLQKLDEYLRSPLPXEIDHNSIEDIKISTRKFLDGDEMTLADCNLLPKLHIVKVVTKKYRGFDIPKDMTGIWQYLQNVYTCEEFTKHLPQRQRVEIAYQDVAKRLVK, from the exons GCGGGAAGTGATGGCGAGAGCATCGGGAACTGTCCGTTCTCACAGAGACTCTTCATGATCCTGTGGCTAAAGGGAGTGGTGTTCAACGTCACCACAGTGGACCTGAAGAG GAAGCCTGCAGACCTCCAGAACCTGGCCCCAGGCACACACCCTCCCTTCATCACCTTCAATGGGGAGGTAAAGACCGACGTCAACAAGATCGAGGAGTTCCTAGAGGATGTCCTCAGCCCACCCAA gttcacCAAGCTTGGCACCAGACACCCGGAGTCCAACACAGCTGGGATGGACATCTTTGCCAAGTTCTCAGCCTTCATCAAGAACTCCAAACCAGATGCCAACGAGG GTCTGGAGCGTGGGCTGTTGAAGACCCTGCAGAAGCTGGATGAGTACCTGCGCTCCCCACTGCCTGASGAGATCGACCACAACAGCATCGAGGACATCAAAATCTCCACTCGCAAGTTCCTGGACGGTGATGAGATGACACTGGCTGACTGCAACCTCCTGCCCAAGCTGCACATCGTCAAG GTGGTGACCAAGAAGTACAGAGGCTTTGACATTCCCAAGGATATGACGGGCATCTGGCAGTACCTGCAGAACGTCTATACGTGTGAGGAGTTCACCAAACACCTGCCCCAGCGACAAAGAGTTGAGATCGCCTACCAAGACGTGGCCAAGAGGCTGGTCAAATAG